Sequence from the Oncorhynchus kisutch isolate 150728-3 linkage group LG12, Okis_V2, whole genome shotgun sequence genome:
CTGACTGAAGCTACAGAACTCAGCATCCAGTCAGCAACTAACAACTGTTCCCCTTGGACTTCAAACACCAGACCTacacatcccctcctctcctcatccatcAGCTTGGCTCTGGCTTACTAACTGATTGACTGAGTCAATCAGactgactggctctgactgactgactgatgacaatgactgagtgaggagagagctgGGATAGTGGAGAGAATGTCCCCATCAAAAATATTTCAGATTTAATTTAAATATACAAATTTTTGTATGTGCAGATAGAGTAAACATTCCCTACAGTGAGTCTTGTGTTGACACACAGTCCATGCAAGTCATGGAGACAAGCTACGGAGATCCAGACTGTCTGACAATGATGAGCATAGGGTTGTACAGTACAGTGTCAGTCCAGGGCATAGACTGAGGGTTTGGTACAGGGGTTTAGCGTAACATCAGCTTAGAGAGGCTAGAGAGGTGAGCCCTGCCCAGCCCCATTCCGCCACAGGCAGACAAGCACACACAATATTGCTGTTACGCAATGATGCACAAACATggccaaaaaaatgtgtttgtgtgcagaTTAAAAACAGCTCCGTTTGCTAACATGCTGTTAGGATACGGGATATCTACCTTCAGGGTTTTAAGATTCTAGAATTCCTGCTGTGGAATCAGAACATAGAACAATATTTTCTTGAGGAAGTGCACCTGTGTTGTGTTCCTAAAACAAACCAATCAGAGGCTGGATTTAGGCGGCCTGTCTGTTTGTATGCTACAGCACGAAACAGACTGTATTTATCCTAAAGAACAAATCATtgtggtgagtgagtgagtgagtgagtgagtgagtgagtgagtgagtgagtgtgcgtACGTGAGCGtgggtggggtaatggtggtgatgtGCAGATTAAACTAGGCTTAGCATCCTATTTCATTATGGTATTTCATCCAACACTCTGCTAAAGCCTGGGTATTTAGGTCTTAGAACAGCGCATTCATAGTTTTCTAGTCCGCTTGATGCATTTCAAATGTCCCCTGAGCAGAGAGACGGAGACCCTTAGCAGAAAGTTAGAGacccttgagagagagagagagagagagagagagagagagagagagagagagagagagagagagagagagagagagagagagagagagagagagagagagagagagagagagagagagagagagagagagagagagagagagagagagagagagagagagacagagagagagagagacagagacagagagacagagagagagagagagagagagacagagagacagagagagacagagagacagagagagacagagagacagagagacagagagagacagagacagagacagagacagagacagagagagagagagagagagagagaaagagacgagagagagagacagctcctCAAGAGCCAAAGACAACAGTGATAATCAGTGAACAGATCCAAAATCAATTTTCCTGAGCCCTTCTAAAAGCGATTAAAATAGTCGGCTCTTCTTCCTTCAGGGCCGTGATACTCAGTGACCTAATTCACCACACATCAATCTGATGGTAGGACACTGAAGAGGCTACTCAagcatccagtgtgtgtgtgtgtgtgtgtgtgtgtgtgtgtgtgtgtgtgtgtgtgtgtgtgtgtgtgtgtgcgtgtgagcgcgtgtgtgtgagcgcgtgtATATTACATGTGTTACAGTAAGCATCCCAATCATGACTTCATCTCAGGATGAGAAGAGGATTTAAACACAGCAACAGTGAGGTAatcacaacaataataatagtttaGTCCGACACATACGGCTCTGGCTGTCTGTCGGGGTGGAAAAAAAAGTCAGTCAGACTGTCATATGGCAGGTTGATCCATGTGGGCCTTGACTGAATCCgtctggaggagggaggggtactCAGGCAGCATCACTGTCCAATGTCTCTGTGTTATCATAGAGGTCAGTCTGTCTGAAGGGTCAGTCTGTCTGAAGGGTCAGTCTGTCTGAATAATCAGTCTGTCTCAGAGTCATATAGAGATGACTCTGCATTTTTAGTCCCTACTGCTGGTGGAATGTCTAATTCCAATTTTAAAAACGACTTAGTTTACAGCAGGTATTCAGtgcagggaaatgcttacttgcaagctccCTCAACAATTCAGTACAAATATCAATAATAATGATATCCCCCCCCTTCTCCTATGCATTTAACATCCCAGCTCACGCCCGGCTGGTATGGACCATTGAGATGAGATGGCCTATTGACaggtgtgtacaggtgtgtacaGGTGTGGGCAGGTGCATACAGATGTGTGTACCGATGTAGGCCATGACAAGTGTATGGCAGGTGTATAAACTTACCATTGAGTCCATTAGGGATGCTCCTGTGATGGTGTGGCCCTGACAGGTCATCCATGGACCTCCTCTGGAAGGTGCTGCCCAGCTTGCCCTCCCTCTCCGCGGGCAGCTTGTGTATGTGGTTGTGGCTGTGGTGGTGGTCAGGGCTACCTGCGCTCCCCGTGCTGGAGGTACTACTGCCATCCCCGAAGTCCCGAACTATCCCTGTCCCGCCGTTCAGGTTggtgaggctggactgagagtctaTGGAGCTCCGGGAACCGGCTCCGTTCCTCTCCTCATCCAGCATGAAGATGATCTCCTTCAGGTCCGTGTTCTCTCGCACCACTGTCTCCTGGTTGGCCTCGAGCTCTTTGAGCTTCAGCTGGTAGGTGCCCACCTCCTTCCACATGGCGTTCGCGGAGTACCGGCCAAACCGCTGCCACTCCCGGGACAGCTTCTTGCCCTTCTGCCGGTCGTCGTCCAGGAAGCAGCAGAGCTCGCGCAGCTCATTGTTGTCGTCCTGGAGCTTCTGGTTGATCTCCTTCAGGTTGCGGATCTCGTGCAGGTGCACCTGCAGCCTCCGGTTAACGTCTTTCATCATGTTGCCGTGCTCAATCATCAGGTATAACTTCTCGCTGTCCACTCTCCTTAGCCTGTTGACCAGCTGCTCCTTGCCCCATTGCAGCAGCTCTTCGTCCGGTAGCTGATTCAGATCTGGCTCATTGGGTCCCTCGGACGGGTTTTTAGCCATGTCTCCGTCGGGTCTGTGCACTCTCCTCGGTCCAATAACGGTACGGAAATAAGCTGGATATTTAGGCTAAACTAGCCGAGTCTCAATTGCGGAATTATATTGAATTGTGAATACATGATACGGAAATGATGCTAACAGTGGCACTTCGGATGGAAAAGTtaaattaaacaaattaaaatggcAATGAGATGTTGGCTATAGCAACCATGCAGAAGACTGCACGCACAACTCTTTCAAAAAAGATCAGTCGAATCTTTGCAGTCCTTCTTGGTATTTTTTCATTCGTTCATAAATTATGTATATATTGTGTAAAAACAAAACAAGCGAATGTTTACCGATCAAATCTCCATCACTCAACTGAGAACTGTCAGGAGAACCCTGAGCATCCCACCGCATGTGCACATCGTGCTCCGCACGTTCCACCGTGGAAGAAAATAACGAAAATATCCACGAAAATAAATTATTATTCAGATAAaaatcaaacagaaatgtgcGCTTGGAAGGAATAAAAAAACAACGATTTGCCCTATATTTACTATACCAGCATGTTGCTTTTCCGAGACAACGGAAACGAACGAATTT
This genomic interval carries:
- the LOC109882570 gene encoding coiled-coil domain-containing protein 85C-B isoform X1, with protein sequence MAKNPSEGPNEPDLNQLPDEELLQWGKEQLVNRLRRVDSEKLYLMIEHGNMMKDVNRRLQVHLHEIRNLKEINQKLQDDNNELRELCCFLDDDRQKGKKLSREWQRFGRYSANAMWKEVGTYQLKLKELEANQETVVRENTDLKEIIFMLDEERNGAGSRSSIDSQSSLTNLNGGTGIVRDFGDGSSTSSTGSAGSPDHHHSHNHIHKLPAEREGKLGSTFQRRSMDDLSGPHHHRSIPNGLNDSSTNYIRQLETKMRILEDDNNKLLTQQQCNPGDLRVLRKGMTLYHSESQLSSLPQRQDALHNGTVGRLPTSESTPVTGYLSCVQKPEAVVHAMKVLEVHENLDKKQVPEDYEEDLSEKEKAIVREMCNVVWRKLGDVAGSKPSIRQHLSGNQFKGPM
- the LOC109882570 gene encoding coiled-coil domain-containing protein 85C-B isoform X2, producing the protein MAKNPSEGPNEPDLNQLPDEELLQWGKEQLVNRLRRVDSEKLYLMIEHGNMMKDVNRRLQVHLHEIRNLKEINQKLQDDNNELRELCCFLDDDRQKGKKLSREWQRFGRYSANAMWKEVGTYQLKLKELEANQETVVRENTDLKEIIFMLDEERNGAGSRSSIDSQSSLTNLNGGTGIVRDFGDGSSTSSTGSAGSPDHHHSHNHIHKLPAEREGKLGSTFQRRSMDDLSGPHHHRSIPNGLNDSSTNYIRQLETKMRILEDDNNKLLTQQCNPGDLRVLRKGMTLYHSESQLSSLPQRQDALHNGTVGRLPTSESTPVTGYLSCVQKPEAVVHAMKVLEVHENLDKKQVPEDYEEDLSEKEKAIVREMCNVVWRKLGDVAGSKPSIRQHLSGNQFKGPM